The proteins below come from a single Serpentinimonas raichei genomic window:
- a CDS encoding two-component system sensor histidine kinase NtrB, which yields MSTLSAAAGLRRLLWLLAGLLLVALFALLVFLLREYQHGQQQAALQHEAARMGQDVRSGLARSVQDLHALQSVAPSPAYWPVVAAELLNTQRKLVHLEWRDNAHATRVQRHSPFLPGLHAARSRHEPLIDLRPVCELARRLDGAAYSGSYFLPLGQGRGIELMELCLPLNRDGRADGYLVATYSMAGLLAELIPAEARRGRRLSWTEADGTRLVMVGELAQAGQPLHHASQLVALPGGATWLLRLEQSGGAEHPVAAALPLAVGALALGLLALLALLARDLRRRQRAERQLAEALAFRQAMEDSLLTGLRALDLEGRLTYVNPAFCQMVGLSAEQLLGTSIPAPYWPTEQIEEYRQRLQARLAGQRSPREGFESVFMRADGSRLPVRVIEAPLVDAQGRQTGWMSAILDLSAQRRNEELLRVSQERLQATARLAMAGEMASLISHELNQPLAAIASYASGSLNLLPSTPDGAAPTASELGPLRSALQRIAEQAERAGKVIKSVADLVRQRDRERAAVAPTDLLQAIWPLLQLQARQQNIELERDVSPDCPPVWCQRTMIEQVLLNLARNGMQAMPAGDPPGPSGLRRLRLSARRAVQGRGEGVEFAVADHGQGISQEQAEQLFTPFFTTKPEGMGLGLRLCRTVVEQHGGALQYSAHAPRGTVFRFTLPVAPG from the coding sequence GTGTCAACCCTGAGCGCAGCGGCTGGGCTGCGCCGGCTGCTGTGGCTGCTGGCCGGCTTGCTGCTGGTGGCCCTGTTTGCCCTGCTGGTGTTTCTGCTGCGCGAGTACCAGCACGGGCAGCAGCAAGCGGCCTTGCAGCACGAGGCAGCCCGCATGGGGCAGGACGTGCGCAGCGGCTTGGCGCGCAGCGTGCAGGATTTGCACGCCCTGCAAAGCGTGGCGCCCAGCCCGGCCTACTGGCCCGTGGTCGCGGCCGAGCTGCTGAACACGCAACGCAAACTGGTGCACCTCGAATGGCGCGACAACGCCCACGCCACCCGGGTCCAGCGGCACTCACCCTTCTTGCCTGGGCTGCATGCGGCGCGCTCGCGCCACGAGCCCCTGATCGACCTGCGCCCGGTTTGCGAACTGGCGCGCCGCCTCGACGGGGCGGCCTACTCGGGCAGCTATTTCTTGCCGCTCGGGCAAGGTCGGGGCATCGAGCTGATGGAGCTGTGCCTGCCCCTGAACCGCGACGGCCGCGCCGACGGCTACCTGGTGGCCACCTATTCCATGGCCGGTCTGCTGGCCGAGCTCATCCCGGCCGAGGCGCGACGCGGGCGGCGGCTGTCGTGGACCGAAGCCGATGGCACCCGCCTCGTCATGGTCGGCGAGCTGGCCCAAGCCGGGCAGCCGCTGCACCACGCGAGCCAATTGGTGGCCCTGCCCGGGGGGGCCACCTGGCTGCTGCGCCTCGAGCAGAGCGGCGGCGCCGAACACCCTGTCGCAGCGGCGCTGCCGCTGGCGGTGGGTGCGCTGGCGCTGGGGCTGCTGGCCTTGCTGGCGCTGCTGGCACGCGACCTGCGCCGGCGCCAGCGCGCCGAACGCCAACTGGCCGAGGCGCTGGCCTTTCGCCAGGCCATGGAAGACTCGCTCCTGACTGGGCTGCGCGCGCTCGACCTCGAAGGCCGCCTGACCTACGTCAACCCGGCCTTTTGCCAGATGGTGGGACTGAGCGCCGAGCAACTGCTGGGCACCAGCATTCCGGCCCCCTACTGGCCCACGGAACAGATCGAGGAATACCGCCAGCGCCTGCAAGCGCGGCTGGCTGGCCAGCGCTCGCCGCGTGAGGGCTTCGAGTCGGTCTTCATGCGCGCCGACGGCAGCCGGCTGCCGGTGCGCGTGATCGAAGCGCCGCTGGTCGACGCCCAAGGCCGCCAGACCGGCTGGATGAGCGCCATCCTGGACCTGAGTGCGCAGCGCCGCAACGAGGAGCTGCTGCGCGTCTCGCAAGAGCGCCTGCAAGCCACGGCGCGGCTGGCCATGGCGGGCGAGATGGCCTCCCTCATCAGCCACGAGCTCAACCAGCCCTTGGCCGCCATCGCCAGCTACGCCAGCGGCTCGCTCAACCTGCTGCCCAGCACGCCCGATGGGGCCGCCCCCACGGCCAGCGAACTGGGCCCGCTGCGCAGCGCCTTGCAACGCATCGCCGAGCAGGCCGAGCGCGCCGGCAAGGTCATCAAGAGCGTGGCCGACCTGGTGCGCCAGCGCGACCGCGAGCGCGCGGCGGTGGCGCCAACCGATTTGCTGCAGGCCATCTGGCCGCTGCTGCAACTGCAGGCGCGCCAGCAAAACATCGAGCTCGAACGCGATGTCAGCCCCGACTGCCCGCCGGTCTGGTGCCAGCGCACCATGATCGAACAGGTGCTGCTCAACCTGGCGCGCAACGGCATGCAGGCCATGCCGGCGGGCGACCCACCCGGCCCATCGGGGCTGCGCCGCCTGCGCCTGAGCGCGCGCCGGGCCGTGCAAGGCCGGGGCGAGGGGGTCGAATTTGCCGTGGCCGACCACGGCCAAGGCATCAGCCAAGAGCAGGCCGAGCAGCTGTTCACGCCCTTTTTCACCACCAAGCCCGAGGGCATGGGGCTGGGTCTGAGGCTGTGCCGCACCGTGGTGGAGCAACACGGCGGCGCGCTGCAGTACAGCGCCCACGCGCCCCGTGGCACGGTGTTTCGCTTCACGCTGCCGGTGGCACCTGGCTGA
- a CDS encoding ABC transporter substrate-binding protein — translation MFKLKLLTLSVALALGLASAAHSTTFRWSSASDIPTWDIHAQNNALGNGVHAAVYESLVYYNSRTFRIEPKLATAWTQVSPNQLRLTLRQGVQFHDGTPFTAEDAVFSLQRAMAPTSNFSIFTQGIERVVRVDARTIDIFTRGPNPVLLNQLTELRIMSRAWAERNRSLEPMNIRTREENFAHRNAMGTGPFRLRSWQPDQRMVLERNPNHWGGVTSNVTEIIYTPISSDATRMAALLSGEVDFVLDPTPQDLPRVRANTALRVLDGVENRTIFLGMDQHRDELVGSNVRGANPLKDVRVRRALYQAIDINAIHRVTMRGLSQNTGALVAPMVSGWSEAVHQRLPFDQAAARRLLAEAGYPNGFEVDFACPNNRYINDEQICQAITAMWARIGVQARLRTLPLTTYFPMIQRFEASIYMLGWGVPTFDALYSLQSLARTVGPGGDGNFNAGRFSSPRLDALIDRIKTETDPHIRPRLLTQALQLHNEYVAHIPLHNQVIPWAMRANVQIVHRPDNRIDWRILTVGN, via the coding sequence ATGTTTAAACTGAAGCTGCTGACGCTGTCCGTCGCCTTGGCCTTGGGCTTGGCCAGTGCCGCCCACAGCACCACCTTCCGCTGGTCCAGCGCCAGCGACATCCCCACTTGGGACATCCACGCCCAAAACAACGCGCTCGGCAACGGCGTCCACGCCGCAGTCTATGAGTCGCTGGTGTACTACAACAGCCGCACCTTCCGCATCGAGCCCAAGCTGGCCACCGCTTGGACACAGGTCAGCCCGAACCAGTTGCGCCTCACCCTGCGCCAAGGGGTGCAGTTCCACGACGGCACGCCCTTCACCGCCGAAGACGCCGTGTTTTCGCTGCAGCGCGCCATGGCGCCCACTTCCAACTTCTCTATCTTCACCCAAGGCATCGAGCGCGTGGTGCGCGTCGATGCCCGCACCATCGACATCTTCACCCGTGGCCCCAACCCGGTGCTGCTCAACCAGCTCACCGAGCTGCGCATCATGAGCCGCGCCTGGGCCGAGCGCAACCGCTCGCTGGAGCCGATGAACATCCGCACCCGCGAAGAAAACTTCGCGCACCGCAACGCCATGGGCACCGGGCCGTTCCGGCTGCGCTCGTGGCAGCCCGATCAGCGCATGGTGCTCGAGCGCAACCCCAACCACTGGGGCGGCGTGACGTCGAACGTGACCGAAATCATCTACACCCCGATCAGCTCCGACGCCACCCGCATGGCCGCCTTGCTCTCGGGTGAAGTCGATTTTGTGCTCGACCCGACCCCGCAAGACCTGCCCCGGGTGCGCGCCAACACCGCCCTGCGCGTGCTCGACGGCGTGGAAAACCGCACCATCTTCCTCGGCATGGACCAGCACCGCGACGAACTCGTGGGCTCCAACGTGCGCGGCGCCAACCCGCTCAAAGACGTGCGCGTGCGCCGCGCCCTTTACCAAGCGATCGACATCAACGCCATTCACCGCGTCACCATGCGCGGCCTGAGCCAGAACACCGGCGCCTTGGTGGCCCCGATGGTGAGCGGCTGGAGCGAAGCGGTGCATCAGCGCCTGCCCTTCGACCAAGCCGCCGCGCGGCGCCTGCTGGCTGAAGCGGGCTACCCGAACGGCTTCGAAGTCGATTTCGCCTGCCCCAACAACCGCTACATCAACGACGAGCAGATCTGCCAAGCCATCACCGCCATGTGGGCGCGCATCGGCGTGCAGGCGCGCCTGCGCACCCTGCCCCTGACCACCTACTTCCCCATGATCCAGCGCTTTGAAGCCAGCATCTACATGCTCGGCTGGGGCGTGCCCACCTTCGATGCGCTCTACAGCTTGCAGTCGCTGGCGCGCACCGTCGGCCCTGGCGGCGACGGCAATTTCAACGCCGGGCGCTTTAGCAGCCCACGGCTCGACGCCCTGATCGACCGCATCAAAACCGAGACCGACCCGCACATCCGGCCGCGCCTGCTCACCCAAGCGCTGCAACTGCACAACGAGTACGTGGCCCACATTCCGCTGCACAACCAGGTCATCCCGTGGGCCATGCGCGCCAACGTGCAAATCGTGCACCGGCCCGACAACCGCATCGACTGGCGCATCCTGACCGTCGGCAACTAA
- a CDS encoding response regulator transcription factor, with protein sequence MNATAALQGCVHIVDDDADVRDALGWLLRTRRLLSSAYPSAEAFWDCAQAWPEPTDSACLLLDLRMPGMSGLELYERLPALMGCTAMPVIFLSGHADVATAVEAVKRGAFDFCEKPFSDNALVDRVEQALQHSAELLVQRRQLQKRQSRIDALTEREQAVMRLIAAGLPNKLVAEQLQISVRTVEVHRAHVFDKLGVRSAVDLVHLLRDF encoded by the coding sequence ATGAATGCCACCGCCGCCCTGCAAGGCTGCGTCCACATCGTGGACGACGACGCCGACGTGCGCGACGCGCTGGGCTGGCTGCTGCGCACGCGGCGCCTGCTCAGCAGCGCCTACCCCAGCGCCGAGGCGTTCTGGGACTGCGCCCAAGCGTGGCCCGAACCCACCGACTCGGCCTGCCTGCTGCTGGATTTGCGCATGCCGGGCATGAGCGGGCTGGAGTTGTACGAGCGCCTGCCGGCCCTCATGGGCTGCACCGCCATGCCAGTCATTTTTCTGAGTGGCCACGCGGATGTCGCCACCGCCGTCGAAGCGGTCAAGCGCGGCGCCTTCGACTTTTGCGAAAAACCCTTTTCCGACAACGCCTTGGTGGACCGCGTGGAGCAGGCGCTGCAGCATTCGGCGGAGTTGCTGGTGCAGCGGCGCCAGTTGCAAAAGCGCCAGAGCCGCATCGACGCCCTGACCGAGCGCGAACAAGCGGTGATGCGCCTGATCGCCGCCGGCTTGCCCAACAAGCTGGTGGCCGAGCAACTGCAGATCAGCGTGCGCACGGTCGAGGTGCACCGCGCCCACGTGTTCGACAAACTCGGCGTGCGCTCGGCCGTGGACCTGGTGCACCTGCTGCGCGATTTTTAA
- a CDS encoding 6-phosphofructokinase, giving the protein MSLLPMSAPTCPRRVGILTGGGDCPGLNAVIRAVTQSLLRQCGAEVIGIEDGFAGLLCEPPRARRLDWDAVSGILLLGGTILGSSNRANPLDSAQATALTLANVRRLGLDALVVIGGDGSMTIAHALAQQGLAIVGVPKTIDNDLYGCERSFGFDTAVATVTEALERIQTTAHSHRRVMIVETMGRWAGWIALEAGLAAAADAILLPELDYDLPALARHCQARLLRERYSVICIGEGAKALGGTATLQATTWPMTDPAAGAIAPLRLGGVAHRLNQALQPLLQAEVRATVLGHVQRGGSPTPFDRVLATLYGNQAAQLLLQGHFGRMVTLSGGQLGHIALAEVAQQQRTVPPGHPLLQAAQQIGVCLGQPD; this is encoded by the coding sequence ATGAGCCTGTTGCCCATGAGCGCCCCCACCTGCCCCCGGCGCGTCGGCATCCTCACCGGCGGCGGCGACTGCCCGGGCCTGAATGCCGTCATTCGCGCCGTCACCCAGTCGCTGCTGCGCCAGTGCGGCGCCGAGGTGATCGGCATCGAAGACGGCTTTGCCGGCCTGCTGTGCGAGCCACCGCGCGCGCGCCGCCTCGACTGGGACGCCGTGAGCGGCATCCTGCTGCTGGGCGGCACCATTTTGGGCTCCAGCAACCGCGCCAACCCGCTGGACTCGGCGCAAGCCACGGCGCTCACACTGGCCAACGTGCGCCGCCTCGGGCTCGATGCGCTGGTGGTGATCGGCGGCGACGGCAGCATGACGATCGCGCACGCGCTGGCGCAGCAGGGGCTGGCCATCGTCGGGGTGCCCAAAACCATCGACAACGACCTCTATGGCTGCGAGCGCAGCTTTGGCTTCGACACCGCCGTGGCCACCGTGACCGAGGCGCTGGAGCGCATCCAGACCACCGCGCACAGCCACCGGCGCGTCATGATCGTGGAAACCATGGGCCGCTGGGCCGGCTGGATCGCGCTCGAAGCCGGTCTGGCCGCCGCCGCCGACGCGATTTTGCTGCCCGAACTCGATTACGACCTGCCCGCCCTGGCGCGCCACTGCCAGGCGCGCTTGCTGCGCGAGCGCTACAGCGTGATCTGCATCGGCGAAGGGGCCAAAGCGCTGGGCGGCACGGCCACGCTGCAAGCCACCACCTGGCCCATGACCGACCCCGCCGCCGGGGCCATCGCGCCCCTGCGCCTGGGCGGCGTGGCGCACCGCTTGAACCAAGCTTTGCAGCCGCTGCTGCAGGCCGAGGTGCGCGCCACCGTGCTCGGCCACGTGCAGCGCGGCGGCAGCCCGACCCCGTTCGACCGCGTGCTCGCCACCCTGTACGGCAACCAAGCCGCGCAACTGCTGCTGCAGGGCCACTTTGGCCGCATGGTCACGCTCAGCGGCGGCCAATTGGGGCACATCGCGCTGGCCGAGGTGGCGCAGCAGCAGCGCACGGTGCCGCCCGGGCACCCGCTGTTGCAAGCGGCGCAACAGATTGGGGTCTGCCTGGGGCAGCCGGATTGA
- a CDS encoding carbon-nitrogen hydrolase family protein, whose protein sequence is MKVAALQMVSGSQLQANLDQARALLQQASQAGAELAVLPEYFCLMGQRETDKLGLAEAHGSGPIQDFLARAARQFGLWIVGGTLPLQSPVPGRVANACLVFDPSGQPVARYDKIHLFCYDNGRERYDEAAVLLPGSEPVAFDLSDRSGQRWRVGLSVCYDLRFPELYRQLAADLLLVPAAFTHGTGQAHWELLLRARAIENLAFVAASAQGGQHDNGRQTWGQSLLIDPWGVVLAQRASGPGVVLADLDWARLQQLRQQLPALQHRRLPSAPCQP, encoded by the coding sequence ATGAAAGTCGCCGCCTTGCAAATGGTCTCGGGCAGCCAGCTCCAGGCCAACCTCGATCAAGCCCGGGCGCTGCTGCAGCAAGCCAGCCAAGCCGGGGCCGAACTGGCCGTGCTGCCCGAATACTTCTGCCTCATGGGCCAGCGCGAGACCGACAAGCTGGGGCTGGCCGAGGCGCACGGCAGCGGCCCAATCCAAGACTTTCTGGCCCGTGCGGCGCGCCAGTTCGGACTCTGGATCGTCGGCGGCACGCTGCCACTGCAAAGCCCGGTGCCGGGGCGCGTGGCCAACGCCTGCCTGGTGTTCGACCCCAGCGGCCAGCCGGTGGCGCGCTACGACAAGATCCACCTGTTTTGCTACGACAACGGGCGCGAGCGCTACGACGAAGCCGCCGTGCTGCTGCCCGGCAGCGAGCCGGTCGCCTTCGACCTGTCCGACCGCAGCGGCCAGCGCTGGCGCGTGGGCCTGAGCGTCTGCTACGACCTGCGCTTCCCCGAGCTGTACCGGCAGCTGGCGGCCGATTTGCTGCTCGTGCCGGCCGCCTTCACCCACGGCACCGGGCAGGCGCACTGGGAGCTGCTGCTGCGCGCCCGCGCCATCGAAAACCTGGCCTTTGTGGCCGCCAGCGCCCAAGGCGGACAGCACGACAACGGCCGCCAGACCTGGGGCCAGAGCCTGCTGATCGACCCCTGGGGCGTGGTGCTGGCCCAGCGCGCCAGCGGGCCCGGGGTGGTGCTGGCGGATCTGGACTGGGCGCGGCTGCAGCAGCTGCGCCAGCAGTTGCCGGCGCTGCAACACCGGCGCTTGCCCAGCGCACCGTGTCAACCCTGA
- a CDS encoding murein transglycosylase A has translation MSHALSKPLSLPHWPTLARPHAWAGLLLAGLLLAGCATQPALVGAPPAAPTPIGTPPPAVAAADAPPALSPPAAAAARTATGFDEIWPEAVLGPEAAVWQWAEAQPLPPPITRPNSLWQPVRWSELPGWGRDALPQAWNAWLRSCERPAPAIGALCQEVRRLSIASASAQHEWMMRQLQPYRVQALDGNPRGLLTGYYEPLLPASRLRHGPYQTPLHALPPGLSRDRPWFSRQQIDSDPQAQAQLQGREIVWLADPLDALLLQIQGSGRMLVQEPDGRQQLVRLAFAGHNGHPYRSVGRWLLDRGAIRAGTWEAIRAWAAANPQQLNDMLWSNPRTIFFREEALNELDAQFGPRGAQGVALTPARSIAVDPRSIPYGTPVWLHSSGPFIELRRLVLAQDTGAAIVGAARADFFTGWGEQAFFQAAGIKQTVHLWALWPRPAP, from the coding sequence GTGTCGCACGCGCTTTCCAAGCCCCTTTCGCTGCCCCATTGGCCAACCCTTGCCCGCCCGCACGCTTGGGCTGGCCTGCTGCTGGCCGGCCTGCTGCTGGCGGGCTGCGCCACCCAGCCCGCGCTTGTGGGTGCACCCCCCGCTGCGCCCACACCCATCGGCACACCGCCCCCGGCAGTGGCCGCCGCCGATGCCCCACCCGCCCTGTCGCCCCCTGCCGCCGCAGCCGCACGCACGGCCACCGGCTTCGACGAGATCTGGCCCGAAGCCGTGCTCGGCCCCGAGGCTGCGGTCTGGCAGTGGGCCGAGGCGCAGCCGCTGCCACCCCCCATCACCCGCCCCAACAGCCTGTGGCAGCCGGTGCGCTGGAGCGAGCTGCCCGGCTGGGGCCGCGACGCCTTGCCCCAGGCCTGGAACGCCTGGCTGCGCAGCTGCGAGCGCCCGGCCCCGGCCATTGGCGCGCTGTGCCAAGAGGTGCGCCGCCTGAGCATCGCCAGCGCCAGCGCGCAGCACGAATGGATGATGCGGCAGTTGCAACCCTACCGCGTGCAGGCGCTCGACGGCAACCCGCGCGGCCTGCTCACCGGCTACTACGAGCCACTGCTGCCCGCCAGCCGGCTGCGCCACGGCCCCTACCAGACGCCGCTGCACGCGCTGCCACCCGGACTCAGCCGGGACCGGCCTTGGTTTAGCCGCCAGCAGATCGACTCCGACCCGCAGGCGCAAGCGCAACTGCAAGGGCGCGAGATCGTCTGGCTGGCCGACCCGCTCGATGCGCTGCTGCTGCAAATCCAAGGCTCGGGCCGGATGCTGGTGCAAGAACCCGACGGCCGCCAGCAATTGGTGCGGCTGGCCTTTGCCGGCCACAACGGCCACCCCTACCGCAGCGTCGGGCGCTGGCTGCTCGATCGCGGTGCCATCCGCGCCGGCACTTGGGAGGCCATCCGCGCATGGGCCGCCGCGAATCCGCAGCAGCTCAACGACATGCTCTGGAGCAACCCGCGCACCATATTCTTTCGCGAAGAAGCCCTCAACGAACTCGATGCCCAGTTCGGCCCGCGCGGCGCCCAGGGCGTGGCGCTCACGCCAGCGCGCTCGATCGCCGTCGATCCGCGCAGCATCCCCTACGGCACCCCGGTCTGGCTGCACTCCAGCGGCCCCTTCATCGAGCTGCGCCGCTTGGTGCTGGCGCAAGACACGGGAGCGGCCATCGTCGGCGCGGCGCGGGCCGATTTCTTCACTGGCTGGGGCGAGCAGGCGTTTTTCCAGGCGGCCGGCATCAAGCAGACCGTGCACCTGTGGGCGCTGTGGCCACGCCCGGCCCCATGA
- a CDS encoding ABC transporter permease, which yields MLAFILRRLLQAALVMVTVALIAFMLFQFVGDPVSQILGQDATTEQVAEVRAALGLDQPVWVQFGHFLYNAVQGEFGMSLRQGTPVATLIAERFPATLELALVAALLALLIGIPLGVYTALRRGSALAQMFMTLSLLGVSLPTFLIGIVLILIFSVQLGWFPSFGRGEVVQIGGWSTGLLTAQGWHHLVLPAITLAIFQLTLIMRLVRAEMLEVLRTDYIKFARARGLSDRAVHFGHALKNTLVPVMTITGLQLGGLIAFAIITETVFQWPGMGLLFIQAVTFADIPVMAAYLCLIALIFVVINLVVDLLYFVVDPRLRLDQSSGH from the coding sequence ATGCTAGCCTTCATCTTGCGCCGCTTGCTTCAGGCGGCGTTGGTCATGGTGACCGTGGCCCTGATCGCCTTCATGCTGTTCCAGTTTGTCGGTGACCCAGTGAGCCAGATTCTGGGCCAGGACGCCACCACCGAACAAGTTGCCGAAGTGCGCGCCGCGCTTGGGCTGGACCAACCCGTGTGGGTGCAGTTCGGGCACTTCCTCTACAACGCGGTGCAAGGCGAATTTGGCATGAGCCTGCGCCAGGGCACCCCGGTGGCCACGCTGATCGCCGAGCGCTTTCCGGCCACACTGGAGCTGGCCCTGGTGGCCGCCCTGCTGGCCTTGCTGATCGGCATTCCGCTGGGCGTCTACACCGCCTTGCGCCGGGGTTCGGCGCTGGCGCAAATGTTCATGACGCTGTCGCTGCTGGGCGTCTCGCTGCCCACCTTTTTGATCGGCATCGTGCTGATCCTGATCTTTTCGGTGCAACTGGGCTGGTTTCCCAGCTTTGGCCGGGGCGAAGTGGTGCAGATCGGCGGCTGGAGCACCGGACTGCTGACGGCCCAGGGCTGGCACCACCTGGTGCTGCCGGCCATCACGCTGGCGATTTTTCAGCTCACGCTGATCATGCGCCTGGTGCGCGCCGAAATGCTCGAGGTGCTGCGCACCGACTACATCAAGTTTGCCCGGGCCAGGGGCTTGAGCGACCGCGCGGTGCACTTTGGCCACGCGCTCAAAAACACGCTGGTGCCGGTCATGACCATCACCGGCTTGCAGCTCGGCGGCCTGATCGCCTTCGCCATCATCACCGAAACCGTGTTCCAGTGGCCCGGCATGGGCCTGCTGTTCATCCAGGCCGTCACCTTTGCCGACATCCCGGTCATGGCCGCCTACCTGTGCCTGATTGCGCTCATCTTCGTCGTCATCAACCTGGTCGTCGATCTGCTGTATTTCGTCGTCGATCCGCGCCTGCGGCTGGATCAATCCAGCGGCCACTGA